The Pirellulimonas nuda genome includes a region encoding these proteins:
- a CDS encoding IS630 family transposase produces the protein MLPRLKEADAGERHVYFVDASHFVYGAFLGYVWSAVRRFVPTGSGRQRLNVLGAVSYGTGRMVTVINRGSIGAEQVIELLRAIKRRSRKPVTLVLDNASYHRAKAVRALAGQLGVELLFLPPYSPNLNLIERVWKLVKKLALNARTLPDFEAFAESVTTTVGELETKHQNQLLSLLTPKFQDFTEAQLSAV, from the coding sequence CTGCTGCCCCGCCTGAAGGAAGCCGACGCCGGCGAGCGTCACGTCTACTTCGTCGATGCATCGCACTTCGTCTACGGGGCGTTCCTCGGCTACGTGTGGAGCGCGGTGCGGCGGTTCGTCCCCACCGGCTCCGGCCGTCAGAGGCTGAACGTGCTCGGCGCGGTCAGCTACGGCACGGGTCGCATGGTCACGGTCATCAACCGCGGCTCGATCGGCGCCGAGCAGGTCATCGAGCTGCTGCGGGCGATCAAGCGGCGCAGCCGCAAGCCGGTCACGCTCGTGCTGGACAACGCGTCGTACCACCGGGCCAAGGCGGTTCGTGCGCTGGCCGGGCAGCTCGGCGTTGAGCTGCTGTTCCTGCCCCCCTACTCGCCCAACCTGAACCTCATCGAGAGGGTGTGGAAGCTCGTCAAGAAACTCGCGCTCAACGCACGCACCCTCCCGGACTTCGAGGCCTTCGCCGAGTCGGTCACCACTACCGTGGGTGAACTTGAAACCAAGCATCAAAACCAACTCCTCTCCTTGCTTACACCCAAGTTCCAAGACTTCACCGAGGCTCAGCTTTCAGCCGTTTAA
- a CDS encoding helix-turn-helix domain-containing protein, with protein MGAVRFTEEDIERLAYERFHHPHPRVQRKLEGVLLKAKGFLVRDICDVVGCCPNTLRSWLRDFEAGGVDGLTRWDSGGKACELDPYTDAICDHLNEHPPHTIAEAAGAIEQLTGVRRCQTQVGEYLKRVGFKRLKTGSLPAKADPAAQAAFKKASCCPA; from the coding sequence ATGGGCGCGGTCAGGTTCACCGAGGAAGACATTGAGCGGCTTGCGTACGAGCGTTTCCACCACCCGCACCCTCGGGTGCAGCGGAAGCTCGAGGGGGTGCTGCTCAAGGCCAAGGGATTCTTGGTGCGGGACATCTGCGACGTGGTCGGCTGCTGCCCCAACACACTGCGTAGTTGGCTGCGGGACTTCGAGGCGGGTGGCGTCGATGGACTCACGCGGTGGGACTCGGGAGGCAAGGCCTGCGAGCTCGACCCGTACACCGACGCGATCTGCGACCACCTCAACGAGCACCCACCCCACACCATCGCCGAAGCGGCGGGCGCGATCGAGCAGCTTACCGGCGTGCGACGATGCCAGACGCAGGTGGGCGAGTACCTCAAGCGGGTCGGCTTCAAGCGGCTCAAGACCGGCTCGCTCCCCGCGAAGGCGGACCCGGCGGCGCAGGCCGCTTTCAAAAAAGCGAGCTGCTGCCCCGCCTGA
- the istB gene encoding IS21-like element helper ATPase IstB has translation MNETLSTTLRRLRLSGLAETLELRLQEASGNGLTHVEFLELILQDEMLIRGQRQIARRVKAASFRELKVLTDFDWSFNTSIKRNVVYDLSTGRFLNDHRDVLLCGPPGTGKSHLIQAIGYQLIKLGYVVLYRSIFDVVRDFLHDEAMEGHQRVMNRYLKPDLLIIDDFGMKQLPKRSGEFLFEIVMRRHETRSTMMTTNRPLEDWGKLLGDVPTATAILDRFLHHAEILTITGKSYRLSRRAEESNRAKAPTGSEKLQTGPKQTKAPTGSGDEENKEATN, from the coding sequence ATGAACGAAACGCTCTCCACGACGTTGAGAAGACTGCGTCTGTCGGGCCTCGCCGAGACGCTAGAACTCCGGCTTCAAGAAGCCAGCGGCAACGGCCTGACGCATGTCGAGTTCTTGGAGCTGATCTTGCAAGACGAGATGCTTATCCGCGGCCAACGACAGATCGCCCGCCGCGTGAAGGCCGCCTCTTTCAGGGAGCTGAAGGTCTTGACGGATTTCGATTGGAGTTTTAATACGTCGATCAAGAGGAACGTCGTTTACGACCTATCGACCGGTCGGTTCCTGAACGATCATCGCGACGTGTTGTTGTGCGGACCTCCCGGAACCGGCAAGAGCCATCTCATCCAAGCCATCGGCTATCAGCTCATCAAGCTCGGTTACGTGGTTCTGTACCGCAGCATCTTCGACGTGGTCCGCGACTTCTTGCACGACGAAGCGATGGAGGGCCACCAGAGGGTCATGAATCGCTACCTCAAGCCGGACCTGTTGATCATCGACGACTTCGGCATGAAGCAGCTCCCCAAGCGGAGTGGCGAGTTCTTGTTCGAGATCGTGATGCGGCGCCACGAAACGCGCAGCACCATGATGACGACGAATCGACCACTCGAGGATTGGGGCAAGCTGCTGGGGGATGTCCCGACCGCCACAGCGATCCTCGATCGGTTCCTACACCACGCCGAAATCCTCACCATCACCGGCAAGAGCTACCGACTGAGCCGCCGCGCCGAGGAGTCAAACAGGGCCAAAGCGCCCACCGGCTCCGAAAAACTCCAAACCGGGCCAAAACAGACCAAAGCGCCCACCGGGTCGGGCGACGAAGAGAACAAAGAAGCTACGAACTAA
- the istA gene encoding IS21 family transposase, which yields MVAKLSQNTPLPFRRMEVAPGQEAQIDFGAGAPIVAADGSRRRTHVLRVVLSHSRKAYSEVVYRQTTDDLIHCLEHAFWHFGGVPKTLVPDNLKAAVLKADWYDPDLNPKLRSFCEHYGAALLPTKPRMPRHKGKVERGVAYVQENALKGLTFSSLREQNDHLLHWETTVADTRIHGTTQQQVLKHFREVERPTLGALPRERFPCFQEGQRIVSRDGHIAVAKSYYSVPPEYLGRTLWVRWDSHLVRVLNDQMEVLCTHATQSPGRFSTLPEHIASEKISPVERGAEWLLKKASFIGENTKDWSHGLVATRGVEAVRVLQGLLNLSRKHPAQVIEQACETAHSFQSYRLPTIRKLIEHSASKQGTFEFLDQHPIIRNLSDYGDVVRVDFRTEAYRS from the coding sequence GTGGTAGCCAAGCTCAGCCAGAACACGCCGCTGCCGTTTCGGCGGATGGAAGTCGCCCCTGGCCAAGAAGCCCAGATCGACTTTGGCGCCGGGGCGCCGATCGTCGCGGCGGACGGCAGTCGCCGTCGGACGCATGTCTTGCGAGTCGTGCTGAGCCATTCGCGCAAGGCGTATAGCGAGGTCGTCTATCGGCAGACTACCGACGATCTGATTCATTGTTTGGAGCATGCGTTTTGGCATTTTGGCGGCGTGCCCAAGACGCTGGTCCCTGACAATCTCAAAGCGGCCGTGCTGAAGGCCGATTGGTACGACCCCGATCTCAATCCGAAGCTACGCAGCTTCTGCGAGCACTACGGCGCCGCGCTCTTACCGACCAAGCCACGCATGCCGCGTCACAAGGGCAAGGTCGAACGAGGGGTGGCCTATGTCCAGGAGAACGCGCTGAAGGGACTTACGTTCAGCAGCCTGCGTGAGCAGAACGACCACCTGCTGCACTGGGAAACCACGGTTGCCGACACGCGGATTCACGGCACGACGCAGCAGCAAGTGCTGAAGCACTTCCGTGAGGTGGAACGCCCCACGCTGGGGGCGTTGCCGCGCGAGCGCTTCCCTTGCTTCCAGGAAGGTCAACGCATTGTCAGTCGCGACGGGCACATCGCGGTCGCCAAGTCGTACTACAGCGTGCCGCCAGAGTACTTGGGACGCACGCTATGGGTGCGGTGGGATTCCCACTTGGTCCGCGTTCTCAATGACCAGATGGAGGTCCTCTGCACGCACGCCACGCAGTCGCCAGGCAGGTTCAGCACCCTGCCCGAGCACATCGCCTCGGAGAAGATCAGCCCCGTCGAACGGGGCGCCGAGTGGCTGCTGAAAAAGGCCAGTTTTATCGGCGAAAACACCAAGGATTGGTCGCACGGCTTGGTAGCCACACGCGGTGTCGAAGCGGTCCGGGTGCTGCAGGGGCTCTTGAATCTGTCGCGGAAGCACCCCGCCCAGGTGATCGAACAAGCGTGCGAAACGGCCCATTCGTTTCAATCTTATCGCTTACCAACGATCCGCAAGCTGATCGAGCATTCGGCGTCCAAGCAGGGAACGTTCGAGTTCCTTGATCAGCACCCCATCATCCGTAACTTGTCGGACTACGGCGACGTCGTCCGTGTTGACTTTAGAACGGAGGCTTACCGCTCATGA
- a CDS encoding ISAs1 family transposase: MGAKASVRIAEHFEGLTDPRRREVTYPLVNIVAMALCAVLSGADDFVAIADWSREKKDWLARFLDMSSGVPSHDRFNAVFAAIKPAEFEKCLLSFITALHEVTEGQVIAIDGKTLRRSFDAASSKAPIHMVSAWASANHIALGQVVTDAKSNEITAIPKLLDILEIQGCLVTIDAMGCQREIAEQIVVGGGDYVLAVKGNQPNLHTAIKGFFAAHLEDDCSGIDCRRSESHEKGHGRQDDRYYYLAKLPDGFDEGSKWRGLKAISLACRITTHADGTQTHDTRYYIASRYLSGQKFADAVRGHWAIENALHWQLDVTFGEDQCRIRKGHADANFSLLRRTALSLLKNNTSRKLGVKNKRLAAAWSDQYRLEVLCGR; encoded by the coding sequence ATGGGCGCCAAGGCGAGCGTGCGGATTGCGGAGCATTTCGAGGGCCTCACCGACCCGCGTCGGCGTGAGGTGACCTACCCGCTGGTGAACATCGTGGCGATGGCGTTGTGCGCGGTGCTGAGCGGGGCGGACGACTTCGTGGCGATCGCCGACTGGTCGCGGGAGAAGAAGGATTGGCTGGCGAGATTCTTGGACATGAGCAGTGGGGTCCCCTCGCACGACCGCTTCAACGCGGTCTTCGCGGCGATCAAGCCGGCGGAGTTCGAGAAGTGCCTGCTGAGCTTCATCACGGCGTTGCACGAGGTGACCGAAGGGCAGGTGATCGCGATCGACGGCAAGACCTTACGGAGGAGCTTCGACGCGGCGAGCAGCAAGGCGCCGATCCACATGGTCAGCGCGTGGGCGTCGGCCAATCACATCGCGCTGGGGCAGGTGGTCACCGACGCGAAGAGCAACGAGATCACGGCCATTCCCAAGCTGCTGGATATCCTAGAAATCCAGGGGTGTTTGGTGACGATCGATGCGATGGGCTGCCAGCGGGAGATCGCCGAGCAGATCGTCGTGGGAGGGGGGGACTACGTGCTGGCGGTCAAGGGGAACCAGCCCAATCTGCACACAGCGATCAAGGGCTTCTTCGCCGCCCACCTCGAAGACGATTGCAGCGGCATCGATTGCCGCCGCTCCGAGTCGCACGAGAAGGGGCACGGCCGGCAGGACGATCGCTACTACTACTTAGCGAAGCTTCCGGACGGGTTCGACGAGGGGAGCAAGTGGCGCGGGCTCAAGGCGATCAGCCTGGCGTGCCGCATCACGACCCACGCCGACGGAACACAGACGCACGACACCCGCTACTACATCGCCAGCCGCTACCTCAGCGGCCAAAAGTTCGCCGACGCGGTCCGTGGCCACTGGGCGATCGAGAACGCGTTGCACTGGCAACTAGACGTCACCTTCGGCGAAGACCAATGCCGCATCCGCAAAGGCCACGCCGACGCCAACTTCAGCCTGCTGCGCAGGACAGCGCTGAGCCTGCTCAAGAACAACACCTCACGCAAGCTGGGCGTCAAGAACAAACGCCTCGCGGCCGCATGGAGCGACCAGTATCGGCTGGAAGTCCTGTGCGGGAGGTGA
- a CDS encoding FAD-dependent oxidoreductase, which produces MLQRSSDQIAFPTLDDQQIAQVAELAELTHFKDGEELIAHAQKDYPFYVIRTGRVLIVERDDGQDRPIATHCARAFVGDVDMLTGRSSMFVALADGPVDAYRLCAIGLRRLLRDRPTIGEVLLEAFQMRRQMLADLPFVGVRVVGRAKQAQTTRLLEFLYKNHVPNTYFDADDAPGMGELVRLAAQTLPLPVVRCNGHTVGDPSLPRLAECIGINRNVDQQRFDLVIVGSGPAGLAAAVYASSEGVSTLVIDSVGPGGQAGSSSKIENFMGFPSGLSGSELAGRGYLQALKFGTQFIAPITVSAIEPQPSGEHHLTLCSGQTARARCVLVASGVSYRQLDLAGCREFEGAGVYYAATSVESRACEGDVAVVVGGGNSAGQAAMFLAAHAREVKVLIRGNDLRAKMSSYLAERVLQHPNIRVILNAEVAAVEGDVCVRSIQLRDRTNGATSRADCAGLFIFVGAKPHTEWLPRDVLLDENGFVVTGSAFFGQDASLRSRWPLERPPCDLETTVPGILAAGDVRSGALKRCGFAVGEGSLAVACVHRLLSLA; this is translated from the coding sequence ATGTTGCAACGATCATCCGATCAAATCGCGTTCCCGACGCTCGACGATCAACAGATTGCGCAGGTAGCGGAGCTGGCGGAGCTTACTCACTTCAAGGACGGGGAGGAGCTGATCGCACATGCTCAGAAGGACTATCCCTTCTATGTGATCCGCACCGGCCGGGTGCTGATCGTTGAGCGAGACGACGGTCAGGACAGGCCGATCGCGACGCACTGCGCCCGGGCGTTCGTGGGCGACGTCGACATGCTGACGGGCCGATCGTCGATGTTCGTGGCGCTGGCGGACGGGCCGGTCGATGCGTACCGGCTATGCGCCATCGGACTTCGCCGCTTGTTGCGCGACCGTCCGACGATCGGCGAGGTGCTGCTGGAGGCCTTCCAGATGCGGCGGCAGATGCTGGCGGACCTGCCGTTTGTCGGCGTACGCGTCGTGGGACGCGCCAAACAGGCCCAGACCACACGTCTGCTCGAGTTCCTATACAAGAACCACGTTCCGAACACGTACTTCGACGCCGACGACGCACCTGGGATGGGCGAGCTGGTCAGGCTGGCCGCGCAGACGCTGCCGCTGCCGGTGGTCCGCTGCAACGGCCACACGGTGGGCGACCCTTCGCTTCCAAGGCTGGCCGAGTGCATCGGCATCAACCGCAATGTGGACCAACAGAGGTTCGACCTTGTGATCGTAGGCTCCGGGCCGGCCGGGCTGGCCGCAGCCGTATACGCCTCCTCCGAGGGGGTTAGCACACTTGTTATCGATAGTGTCGGCCCAGGGGGACAGGCCGGGAGCAGCTCGAAGATCGAGAACTTCATGGGGTTCCCGTCCGGCCTCAGCGGAAGCGAGTTGGCCGGCCGAGGCTACCTGCAGGCGCTCAAATTTGGGACGCAGTTCATCGCCCCGATCACGGTCTCGGCGATCGAGCCTCAGCCTTCTGGCGAGCACCACCTGACGCTCTGCTCCGGCCAGACGGCGCGGGCGCGTTGCGTGCTGGTCGCCAGCGGCGTCTCCTACCGCCAGCTCGACCTGGCGGGCTGTCGCGAGTTCGAGGGGGCGGGCGTCTACTACGCAGCCACCTCCGTGGAGTCGCGCGCGTGCGAGGGGGACGTGGCGGTGGTGGTCGGCGGCGGCAACTCCGCCGGTCAGGCGGCCATGTTCCTCGCGGCGCACGCCCGAGAAGTCAAAGTGCTGATCCGCGGCAACGACCTGCGGGCGAAGATGTCTTCCTACTTGGCGGAGCGGGTGCTCCAGCACCCTAACATCCGCGTGATCCTTAACGCTGAGGTCGCGGCGGTTGAAGGCGACGTGTGCGTCCGTTCGATCCAGCTCCGCGACCGCACGAACGGTGCGACTAGCCGAGCAGACTGCGCGGGGCTCTTCATCTTTGTCGGCGCCAAGCCGCACACTGAGTGGCTTCCACGCGACGTGCTGCTAGATGAAAACGGCTTTGTCGTGACGGGATCGGCGTTTTTTGGTCAGGACGCATCGCTGCGCTCTCGCTGGCCGTTGGAGAGACCCCCGTGTGATCTTGAAACCACGGTTCCGGGAATCCTCGCGGCGGGTGACGTTCGCAGCGGCGCCCTCAAGCGCTGTGGATTTGCGGTGGGCGAGGGCTCGTTGGCTGTGGCGTGCGTGCACCGCTTACTCAGCCTAGCCTGA
- a CDS encoding putative sensor domain DACNV-containing protein, which produces MEEQKRLNPTGYAYPAHLAAALRRGWADRALDPALLPCSDSVELLIDTMYQASLLREESQGVQCRIIAAGPSTFDSALRDGASSLQVLRFNEPFDFTPHQLRKLAGASGYYRSLLAVDCDSGGPPLIWGMVITGTDWVNRVITDKADDDPLPQRLVVHCIGPGHLLAAAGDIRVVESSGGKLLTEGFDPFRSQWLPGRFGAMRANMIQQLEGQQPSGGSTTRLCDSFVRDVAQRVVRRALRLVRTRGHGGMLIYLADADVQRAELGRWLRFRVRFADDDSTLRFVRLMKRLMERALQLGVELGLAEVTYEDFRQMRDVRLDELKGAIIELGHVFADMMSVDGALVLDRGFRLIGFGAEILGDSHVDTVFRALDLEATRSVPERADMSGTRHRSAYRLVRGLPETIAVVVSQDGDVRFIAQTDPGITCWHYLP; this is translated from the coding sequence ATGGAAGAGCAGAAACGCCTCAACCCGACTGGCTACGCCTACCCCGCACACCTCGCCGCGGCGCTGCGTCGGGGCTGGGCGGACCGCGCCCTCGACCCTGCGCTGCTGCCGTGCTCCGACTCGGTCGAGCTGTTGATCGACACCATGTACCAAGCAAGCTTGCTGCGAGAAGAATCACAAGGGGTGCAGTGCCGGATTATCGCCGCGGGCCCGAGCACGTTTGACTCCGCCCTGCGGGACGGCGCCAGCAGCCTACAGGTGTTGCGCTTCAACGAGCCGTTTGACTTCACCCCCCACCAGCTCAGGAAACTCGCGGGCGCCTCCGGATACTACCGGTCGCTGCTGGCGGTGGACTGCGACTCGGGGGGCCCTCCGCTCATCTGGGGGATGGTTATCACCGGCACTGATTGGGTCAACCGAGTCATCACGGACAAGGCGGACGATGACCCGCTGCCGCAGCGCCTGGTGGTCCACTGCATCGGCCCGGGCCACCTGCTAGCAGCGGCCGGAGACATCCGCGTGGTGGAATCGTCGGGCGGCAAGCTGCTTACCGAGGGCTTTGATCCGTTCCGCTCTCAGTGGCTGCCGGGCCGCTTCGGCGCCATGCGGGCGAATATGATCCAGCAGCTCGAAGGCCAGCAGCCTTCGGGCGGTTCGACGACTCGGCTGTGCGATTCGTTCGTGCGCGACGTGGCCCAGCGCGTGGTGCGAAGGGCTCTCCGCTTGGTGCGGACGCGCGGGCACGGCGGAATGCTCATCTACCTGGCCGACGCGGACGTCCAGCGGGCCGAGCTCGGTCGCTGGCTGCGTTTCCGGGTTCGGTTCGCGGACGACGACTCGACCCTCCGGTTTGTTCGCCTGATGAAGCGGCTGATGGAGCGGGCACTGCAGCTCGGGGTCGAGCTCGGCTTGGCGGAGGTGACCTACGAAGACTTCCGCCAGATGCGCGACGTGCGGCTCGACGAACTCAAGGGAGCGATCATCGAACTCGGCCATGTGTTCGCGGACATGATGAGCGTCGACGGGGCCCTGGTGCTCGATCGAGGCTTCCGCTTGATCGGGTTCGGCGCCGAGATCTTAGGAGACTCTCACGTGGACACTGTGTTCCGCGCCCTCGACCTCGAAGCGACGCGCAGCGTTCCGGAGCGGGCCGACATGTCGGGCACGCGTCACCGCTCGGCCTACCGCCTGGTGCGCGGGCTGCCTGAGACCATCGCGGTGGTGGTTTCCCAAGACGGCGACGTCCGGTTCATCGCCCAGACCGACCCCGGGATCACCTGCTGGCACTACCTGCCATAG
- a CDS encoding NADH:flavin oxidoreductase/NADH oxidase has protein sequence MSERDSSRAGKSPSGQGCLAGTDHDREVPEIDLLTPLSIRGVTFRNRIVVSPMCQYVAEDGLASDWHLVHLGSRASGGAALVIAEATAITPQGRISPGDLGIWGDQHIAPLARIAEFIHSQGSVAGIQLAHAGRKASCDVPWRGGAVLNADQGGWEAVAPSPLPFNEGDPAPTPLEKSGIEEVTAAFEAATRRALEAGFRVIEIHAAHGYLLHEFLSPLANQRTDRYGGSLENRMRLTLEVADRIRRLTPDELPVFVRISATDWTDGGWDVEQSVVLSRELKALGVDLIDVSSGALVPKASIAVGKGYQVPFSRQIRHEASIKTGAVGLITQAKDANEIITSGDADLVLLAREMLREPYWAIKAAQELGGEPAWPIPYGYAVKRRSR, from the coding sequence ATGTCGGAACGCGATTCGAGCCGAGCTGGTAAGTCGCCATCGGGCCAAGGTTGTCTGGCAGGAACCGACCACGATCGCGAAGTGCCGGAGATCGATCTCTTGACGCCGCTCAGCATCCGCGGCGTAACCTTTCGTAATCGCATCGTCGTTTCGCCCATGTGCCAGTACGTTGCCGAAGACGGATTGGCCAGCGACTGGCACTTGGTGCATCTCGGCAGTCGCGCCTCAGGCGGCGCGGCGCTAGTGATCGCCGAAGCAACGGCCATCACGCCCCAGGGCCGGATATCACCGGGCGATCTAGGCATTTGGGGCGACCAGCACATCGCACCGCTGGCACGCATCGCCGAGTTCATTCATTCGCAAGGCTCCGTGGCCGGAATCCAATTGGCGCACGCTGGCCGCAAGGCGAGTTGCGACGTGCCGTGGCGGGGTGGTGCTGTGCTGAACGCCGACCAGGGTGGATGGGAAGCGGTGGCCCCGAGTCCGCTGCCATTCAACGAAGGCGACCCCGCACCGACGCCACTCGAGAAGTCTGGCATTGAGGAAGTGACGGCCGCGTTCGAGGCCGCGACGCGCCGCGCGCTCGAAGCGGGGTTTCGCGTGATCGAAATTCACGCCGCGCACGGTTACTTGCTGCACGAGTTCCTCTCACCACTGGCGAACCAGCGGACCGACCGGTACGGCGGCAGTCTCGAGAACCGCATGCGGCTCACGCTAGAGGTTGCCGATCGCATCCGCCGGCTGACGCCCGACGAACTGCCGGTGTTCGTTCGCATCTCGGCCACAGACTGGACCGACGGCGGATGGGACGTCGAGCAGTCGGTGGTGCTCTCGCGGGAACTGAAAGCACTGGGCGTAGATCTGATCGACGTCTCCAGCGGCGCGCTGGTGCCCAAGGCCAGCATCGCGGTGGGCAAGGGCTACCAGGTGCCATTCTCCCGCCAGATTCGCCACGAGGCCTCGATCAAGACCGGCGCTGTGGGGCTGATCACCCAGGCCAAGGACGCCAACGAAATCATCACCAGCGGCGATGCCGACCTGGTACTGCTGGCCCGCGAAATGCTCCGTGAACCCTACTGGGCGATCAAGGCCGCGCAGGAACTCGGCGGTGAACCCGCATGGCCAATTCCTTACGGCTACGCGGTGAAGCGGCGATCACGATAG
- the ahr gene encoding NADPH-dependent aldehyde reductase Ahr gives MFKAYAASSSESGFEVIEFDPGPLGADEVEVAVEYCGLCHSDLSMKRNEWNMTEYPFVGGHEVAGRIEQLGSDVQGLEVGQRVGIGWTSASCLRCDQCQSGYQNRCPTAEGTIVGRHGGFADRVRAQAAWTIPIPEGVDSVDCGPLFCGGLTVFNPFVENSILPTARVAVIGIGGLGHMALQFANAWGCDVTVFSTSPDKEEEARQMGAHQFLSTRDPQALESVVGKFDMVLDTVDASLDWDAYLATLRPGGKLHMVGAAEKVEATVFPMIMGQKSIGASPTGSITRAKEMLEFCARHQIKPMVENFAMSDINTAFQRLIDGKARYRIVLKADW, from the coding sequence ATGTTCAAAGCCTATGCCGCCAGTTCCTCCGAAAGCGGTTTCGAAGTTATCGAGTTCGATCCCGGCCCGTTGGGCGCCGACGAAGTGGAAGTGGCCGTCGAGTATTGCGGTCTCTGCCACAGCGACTTGAGCATGAAGCGCAACGAGTGGAACATGACTGAGTACCCGTTCGTCGGCGGGCACGAAGTGGCAGGCCGCATCGAGCAGTTGGGCAGCGACGTTCAAGGCCTGGAAGTTGGCCAGCGCGTCGGCATCGGTTGGACGTCAGCCAGTTGCCTGCGGTGCGACCAGTGCCAAAGCGGCTATCAGAATCGCTGCCCAACTGCCGAAGGAACTATCGTCGGTCGACACGGCGGCTTCGCCGATCGTGTGCGCGCCCAGGCCGCGTGGACGATTCCCATACCCGAAGGAGTCGATTCCGTAGATTGTGGCCCGCTGTTCTGTGGGGGCCTGACGGTATTCAATCCGTTCGTCGAGAACAGCATCCTGCCTACCGCACGCGTAGCGGTGATCGGCATCGGCGGCCTGGGTCACATGGCGCTGCAGTTCGCCAATGCGTGGGGCTGCGACGTCACCGTGTTCAGCACCTCGCCCGACAAGGAGGAAGAAGCTCGCCAGATGGGCGCCCATCAATTTCTGAGCACCCGCGACCCGCAGGCCCTGGAGTCGGTGGTCGGCAAGTTCGATATGGTGCTCGACACTGTGGATGCCTCACTGGACTGGGACGCTTACCTCGCGACGCTACGCCCCGGCGGAAAACTGCACATGGTGGGCGCCGCCGAGAAAGTTGAGGCGACGGTGTTTCCGATGATCATGGGGCAAAAATCGATCGGTGCTTCGCCCACGGGTAGTATCACGCGTGCTAAAGAGATGCTTGAGTTCTGCGCTCGCCACCAGATCAAGCCGATGGTGGAGAACTTCGCGATGAGCGACATCAACACGGCCTTCCAGCGGCTAATCGATGGCAAGGCCCGCTACCGCATTGTGCTGAAGGCGGACTGGTAG
- a CDS encoding site-specific integrase, which yields MSVSFENVAVKYLHAKPLSCGTRKEYRRTVAKWLAWGRGPAIDRIGRSDLRDFLDWVYEKAASDGGSNARRAAN from the coding sequence ATGTCAGTCAGCTTTGAGAACGTCGCCGTCAAGTACCTACACGCTAAGCCGCTCTCTTGCGGCACCCGCAAGGAGTATCGGCGGACCGTCGCCAAATGGCTCGCCTGGGGTCGAGGCCCCGCTATCGATCGGATCGGCCGATCTGACCTGCGGGACTTTCTGGACTGGGTTTACGAGAAGGCGGCCTCTGATGGCGGATCGAACGCGCGACGCGCAGCGAACTAG
- a CDS encoding site-specific integrase, with translation MLPRFLLPKAQRDVAGRLYLTRSDLNAFYFATYALERPRGWKQSPTVGHYWRAALVVFFNYGVDTGTVSQSACFHEQVLWRHVSWRPEPPSGQGGDSRYGWLYYRRVKTKKQFYRPMNRVVQTHLKSLCPDQAVFGCGSSRPNEQFQRLCSLADVQPKQDIETGEEKPWVLKDLRKTCATYYDEHMPESSIEILGHSVGGVTYRRYAHRDPLAFKAIMSLSQPTAFAALSQGLDGECPCCRRRFPQA, from the coding sequence ATGCTGCCACGCTTCCTGCTGCCCAAAGCGCAACGCGACGTCGCCGGGCGCCTTTACCTGACCAGGTCCGACCTGAACGCGTTCTACTTCGCGACGTACGCGCTGGAGCGACCGCGCGGGTGGAAGCAGTCGCCGACGGTCGGCCACTACTGGCGGGCGGCCCTGGTGGTGTTCTTCAACTACGGCGTAGACACCGGAACGGTCTCCCAATCCGCCTGTTTCCATGAGCAGGTCCTGTGGCGCCACGTCTCGTGGCGGCCCGAGCCCCCGAGCGGACAGGGCGGGGATTCCCGCTACGGCTGGCTGTACTACCGCCGGGTGAAGACCAAGAAGCAGTTCTATCGCCCGATGAACCGCGTCGTGCAGACGCACCTCAAGAGCCTTTGCCCCGACCAGGCTGTGTTCGGTTGCGGCAGCTCGCGTCCCAACGAGCAGTTCCAGCGGCTCTGCAGCTTGGCCGACGTCCAGCCGAAGCAGGACATCGAGACGGGTGAGGAAAAGCCATGGGTCTTGAAGGACCTTCGGAAGACCTGCGCTACGTACTACGACGAGCACATGCCGGAATCGTCGATCGAGATCCTCGGCCACTCTGTAGGCGGTGTGACCTACCGGCGCTACGCCCATCGTGACCCGCTCGCCTTCAAGGCGATCATGTCGCTATCACAGCCGACGGCGTTCGCCGCGCTGTCGCAAGGGCTCGATGGTGAGTGCCCCTGCTGCCGACGGAGGTTCCCTCAAGCGTAG